The Mesoterricola silvestris sequence GACGATCTGCGCGCCCGAGCGGAGGCCGCCCAGCAGGGGGTACTTGGAATTGGAGGCCCAGGCGCCCAGCACGATGCCGTAGACGCCCACCGAGGCGATGCCCAGGATGAACAGCAGGCCCACGTTCATGTCGGTGATGAAGCCGTTGAAGGGCACCCCGCCCAGGATCGGCACGAACTTCGGGAAGGTGAACAGCGCCCCGGGGTAGAAGCTGACGGCGGCGAAGACCACCACCGACGCGATCAGGGAAAGCGCGGGCGCCACCAGGAAGATGGCCCGGTCCGCCTTGGTGGGGACGATGTCCTCCTTCAGGAACAGCTTGGCGATGTCGCCCACCAGCATGGGCAGGCCGCGCCAGTAGGACAGGAAGGGCACCTTGCCCATGCGCCACATGCCGCGGTTCAGCCAGCCCGTGAGGCCCACCCGGTGGCCCGCGATGCGGGTGGCGCCCAGGCGGTCCTGGGCGTGGCCCAGCACCTTGCGTTCCGCGTAGATGGTGAGCGGCACGATGATGAAGATGAAGAGGACCACGCACACGGCCTGGATCACGGCCATCAGGCAGGTCTGGAGGAGGGTCAGCTCGGGGGTTGCGTTCATCGGTCGATCTCTCCCAGGACCACGTCAAGCGTTCCGATCGTGGCGATCACGTCGGCCACCAGCCCGCCCTCGATCATCATGGGCAGGGCCTGGAGGTTGATGAAGCCCGGGGCCCGCACGTGGAAGCGGTAGGGGTTCAGGGACCCCTTCTCCCCCACCAGGTAGTAGCCCAGCTCGCCCTTGGGGGCCTCGGTGGGGTGGTAGACCTCGTTCACCTCGGAGCGGAGCACCTTGGGAAGCTTGGCCATGACCGGTCCTTCCGGAAGCCCGTCGATGCACTGCTGGATGATCCGCGTGCTCTGGCGCATTTCCTCCAGGCGCACGAGATACCGCGCGTAGGTATCCGCCTCGGTGCGGGTGGGCACCTCGAAGTCCATCTCGGAGTAGGCCGCGTAGGGGAAGGCCTTGCGGATGTCGTAGGACACCCCGGCGGCCCTCAGCACCGGTCCCGTGACGCCCATGGCGATGGCGTCCTCGGCCTTGAGCAGGCCGATGCCGACGGTGCGCTTCTTCCAGATGCGGTTTTCGGTGAGCAGGGTCTCATATTCGTTGATGCAGTCCGGGAACTTCGCCAGGAAGTTCCGGACCAGCTTCTCGAACCCGGGGGGGAGGTCCTCCCGCAGCCCGCCGATGCGGAAGGCCGTGGTGGTGAGCCGGGAACCGCAGAAGGCGTCGAAGATGTCCAGGATCGCCTCCCGCTCGCGGAAGGTGTAGATGAAGACCGTCATGGCGCCGATGTCGAGCCCGTGGGTGGCCAGCCAGATGAGGTGGGAGGCCAGCCGGTTGAACTCGTTGAGCATCGTGCGGATGTACGTGGCCCGCCGGGGCACCGTGATCCCGAAGAGCTTCTCGATGGACTCCGCCCAGCCCAGGTTGTTGGCGATGGCGGACGTGTAGTCCATGCGGTCCGTCCACACCTGTCCCTGGAAGAAGCTCTTGTTCTCGCAGATCTTCTCCACGCCCCGGTGAAGGTAGCCGATGCAGGGCGTGCACTTGGTGACGATCTCGCCGTCCAGCTTGAGCTTCAGGCGCAACACCCCGTGCGTGGACGGGTGCTGCGGTCCCATATTGATTTCCATCTCCTCGTTCTTGAACACAAGGAACTCCTATTCAGCTTTGGGCGGATGGAGGTTGATGCCCAGGTTCCCGGCCTTCTCCATCGCGAGGCGCATCAGCACGCCGCTCCGGTCCTCGCGGAAATCGATGTCCCGCTGGCCGAGGCCGGGGGTCGGATATTCCTTGCGGAGGGCGTGGCCCTCCCAGTCCTCGGGGCAGAGGATGCGGGTCATGTCGGGATGGCCCTGGAAGCGGATGCCCAGCATGTCCCAGATCTCCCGCTCCAGCCAGTTGGCCGTGGGGTAGACGGGAACGGCGCTGGCGGGCTCGTAGCCCTCGGGCACCAGGATGCGCAGGCGCAGGCGCTTGTGCCGGCGGATGCTGGTGAGGTGGTAGACCACCGCGAAGGCCCAGCCCTGGGCCGCCGGATAATGGGTCGCCGTCTCGTCCGCGAGCATCTCGTAGCGCAGCGCCGGATCCTCCCGGCAGAGCTCCAGGGCCTCCCGGAGGGCGTCCCGGTGGAGCTGGACGGTCATTTCGCCGCCCTGCTGGAAGGCCTCCTCCACCTTGTCGCCGAGGACCTCCATGATCTTCAGGAGATCGGGATCCGCGGGCGCCGTGGGCGCGGGGAACTTCATGTCGTTGGCGTCGGGCTTGGGCACGGGACGCACGGGCGCCTTGGGGGCGTCCTTGCCCTCGGCCTCGGCCTTGGCCTTGGCGGTCTCGTAGTCCGCGAGGGTCTTCTTCCACTTGGCCTCGTCGGCGGCGGCCAGGGCGGCCTGCTCCTCCTGGTAGGTCTTCAGGCTGGGCAGGGGCACCGTCTTGGGCATCACCACCTGCCGGTTGGGCGCGGCCTTGAGATCGTAGACGTAGGCGGCGGGCGCCTCCGGAACGGCGGGGGCCTCGGGCGCCTTCACGACAACCGGCTCCGGAATCTTCACGGGCTCGGGCACCTTCACGGGCTCCGGCGCCTTCACCGGCTCCGGCGCCTTGGCGGCCGGCGCTTCCGGAGCGGGAGGCGCGGGGGCCGGGGCTTCGGAGACCGGAGCCTCCGTCGCGGCCTCGGCCACCTGCTCGAACTTGATGACGGTCACGGGGCACCCGGCGGCCGCGGCGACGATGCCGGCCTCCAGGCTCTTCTGCAGGTCCGCCTTGAGGGGCGCCTTCTCGGCCCGGTTCTCGGTGGTCTGGCCATCCGTCCGCACGGCCGCGTTGATCACGCAGGTATCGTCCGTGACATGGAAAACGTCCGCGCACTCCGCCTCGCAGGCGTTGCAGACGATACAGCCTTCGTCGATCCAGACTTTGATGATTGCCATGGCTAGCCCACCGCCTCGAAGATTTCCTTGTAGCGGTCAGCCATGCTGCTCGCCATGATCTTGTCCTGGAGCTTCATGAACCCGTACAGGAGCCCCTCGGGCCGGGGCGGGCATCCGGGGATGTACACGTCCACGGGAACCACCTTGTCCACCCCCTGGATGGTGTGGTAGCTGTCGAAGGGCCCGCCGGCCGTTGCGCAGCTGCCCATGGCGATCACCCACTTGGGCTCGGGCATCTGGTCGTAGAGCTGCTTGATGATGGGCGCCATCTTGTAGGTGACGGTGCCGGCCACGATCATGAGGTCCGCCTGCCGGGGGGAGGCCCGGAAGATGCCGCAGCCGAACCGGTCGAAGTCGAAGCGCGCGGCCCCGGCGGCCATCATCTCGATGGCGCAGCAGGCCAGCCCGAAGGTCATGGGCCACACGCTGGTGGCGCGGGACCAGTTGATGACCTTCTCTACCTTGGTGGTGATGAGGATGTTCTCCAAGGCCGAGGGTTGATTCATCATTCCCATGTGAGGGCTCCTTTGGACCAGATGTACCCGTAACCGAAGAGAAGCAGGAACAGGAAGATACCCATCTCCACGAGGCCGAAGACGGCGAGTTCCTTCATCTGGATGGCCCAGGGCATGAGAAAGACCGTTTCCACGTCGAACACCAGGAACATCACCGCCACCAAGTAATAACGCACCGAGAACTTCTCCCGGGCCTCCGCGACGGTCTTGATTCCGCACTCGTAGGTCGAATACTTGGCGGCGGTGGGTATATGCGGACGTACGACTCTGGAAATGCCCCAGATCACCACCGGCAAAGCGATGGCGACCAGTATCAGCAATAAGACTGGAACATAACTGCGCATGGCACCTCCCGGGGGAGCGGTCGTTAGGATTTCCATTGTGGTATCTGGGCCCAAGGCTGGTCAATGAAGGATACCCGAGGAATTAAGTCAATAAGACCCTTTGAACCCCCGACCAAATCGACCCACTATTAGGCATGGTACCCCCTCCCGCCCCCCCATCCGACCCCGGAAGTCCCCTTCTCGCCAGCGAAATGACCGCCGTCCTGGCAACAGAGGAACTTACCAAGACCGAGTACCGCCCGGCCTCCCTCTACCCCACCCTGGACCTCACCCGGGAACCGGTGGATTTCGCCCTTTTCCAAGCGATCCCCCTGGATTTGATGTTGAAACATCGATTTGTCCCGGTGCACGAGCGGGACGGCGCCCTCTGGCTGGCCATGGCCGATCCCCTGGACGTGGTGGCCCAGGATCTCCTCCGCATGCACCTCAAGCGCCCCCTGCGCTTCGCGGCGGCCCCCTTCGCCCAGATCCAGGTGGTGCTGAAGAAATCGGAATCGGGCCAGAAGGTCCTGGAGGAGGCCGGCGAGGCCCTCCGGGTCCAGGTGCTCCGGGAGGAGGACATCGACGAGGACGTCCTGGACCTGGAGAACCTCACCGACAAGGAGGAGGCGCCCATCATCCGCCTGGTGGACACCACCATCTTCAACGCCCTCCAGCGCCGCGCCTCGGACATCCACCTGGAGACCACCAGCAGCGGGTTCCAGATCAAGTACCGCATCGACGGCAGCCTCTACGCCGCCGCCGACCCCATCGACCGCCGTTTCGCCTCCCCCATCATCAGCCGCATCAAGGTCATGTCCGAGCTGGACATCGCCGAGAAGCGCAAGCCCCAGGACGGGCGCTTCAAGCTCAAGGTCCGGGGCCGTGCCATCGACTTCCGCGTGAGCATCATGCCCACCATCCACGGCGAGGACTCCGTCATCCGCATCCTGGACAAGGAGAACCTCAGCGAGGAGTTCAAGAGCCTCAGCCTGGACATCCTGGGCTTCTCCCCCGCGGAGCTGACCCGCCTGCGCCGCTTCGCCCGGGAGCCCTACGGCATGTTCCTGGTCACGGGCCCCACCGGCAGCGGCAAGACCACCACGCTGTACGCCGTCCTCAGCGAGATCCGCAGCCCCGAGGACAAGCTGATCACCATCGAGGACCCGGTGGAGTACCAGCTGGAGGGCGTCACCCAGATCCCGGTCAACGAGAAGAAGGGCCTCACCTTCGCCGTGGGCCTGCGCTCCATCCTGCGCCACGATCCGGACAAGATCCTCGTGGGCGAGATCCGCGATTCCGAGACCGCCCAGATCGCCATCCAGTCCGCCCTCACCGGCCACCTGGTGTTCACCACCGTGCACGCCAACCACACCCTGGACGTGCTGAGCCGCTTCCAGCACATGGGCGTGGAGGTCTACAACTTCGTCTCCGCCCTGAACTGCATCCTGGCCCAGCGCCTGGTGCGCACCCTCTGCACCAAGTGCAAGCGCCCCATGGATGCCCCGGGGCCCCAGGAGCTCAAGGAGAACGGCCTCACCGAGGCCTGGGCCCGCACCGCCACCTTCTACGACAAGGTGGGCTGCATCGAGTGCAGCGGCACCGGCTTCCGCGGCCGCCAGGCCATCATCGAATTCATGGGCCTGAACGACGAACTGCGCGAACTCATCACGCGCCGGGCCTCCATCCGCGAGATCAAGACCGCCGCCCGGAACTACGGCATGCAGAGCCTCCGGGAAAGCGCCGTGGAAAAGGTGCGCCAGGGCGTCACCACCCTGGCCGAGATCAACAAGGTGACCTTCCGGGAAAGCGAATGATTTAATTTTACAAATGGTTGTGTTCACTCATAAGGAAGGGGCGGCCAGACTCGTGGGCTGACCGGCTCCCAAGCCCCTTTCCCGAGGAACCATGACCCGTTTCGCCTCCCTCCTGGCCGCGGCCGCCCTGACGGCCCTTCCCGCCCTCGCCTGGGGCAACCAGGGCCACCGCCTGGCCGCCTCCTTCGCCCTCAAGGACCTGCCCCCGGACGTGGCCCTGTGGTTCAGGTCCCTGGAAGCCACCCTGCCCGATCACGCCAGCGATCCCGATATCTGGAAGGGACAGGACCCCACCGAGCGCCCCCACCACTACCTCAATTGCGAACCCTACGGCGGCCCCGCAGCCGTCCCCCTGGACGAGAACGACGCGCGGAACGCCCTGGGCCCCGATCTCTTCCGGCAGTCCGGCCAGGTGACCTGGACCATCCTGGCCCGGGTCCACGACCTGACGGAGGCCTTTTCCGCCGGCGACCCGTACCAGGTCGCCTACCGGTCCTCCATCCTCTGCCATTACGTGGCCGACCTGCAGGTGCCCCTGCACACCACCACCAACCACGACGGCAAGGAAACCGGCCAGCGCGGGGTCCACCACCGCTGGGAGGAAGGCCTGGTCAAGCGCCTGGTCGACCGGGATGGGTGGGAGCCGGAAATCCGCCCCGCCAGCCTGGGCGCCGACCCCGCCGGGGCCCCCTGGGCCTGGCTCCGGGAAAGCTACGCCCTGGTGGCCGGGGTCCTGCGGGACGATCTGAGCGCCAGCAGCTCCGCCCCCCAGGTGGACGCCGCGGACGCCCCCTACTGGACCGCGTTCATGCAACTGCAGGGCCCCCACGTGAAGGAGCAGCTCACCCTCGCCGCCCAGCGCACGGCCCGCATGATCCTTTTCGCCTGGGACCAGGCGGGCCGCCCCCAGCCACCAGCCGCAAGAACGAGCGCCCACCCCTCCCGGTAGCGCGACTTCGTCTCACCCCTCCTAGCCCCTAAGATAGGTGCATGCGCCTCCCCCTTTTCCTCCTCCTGGCCATCCTCGGCACCCCTTCCCCCCTGGCCGCCTGGGGGCGCCGGGGGCACCGGACGGTCGCGGGTCTCGCCCTCCGGGACCTGCCCCCGGGACCCGCGGCCTGGTTCAAGGGCCAGGAGGCCTTCGTGGAGGACCACAGCAGCGATCCCGACCACTGGAAGGACGACCCCCTGGAAGGCCCCCGCCATTTCATGGAACTGGACCGCTACCCGGGCGGGGTGCCCACCCTCCAGAGCGAAGCCCGGGAACAGGTCGGCCCCGCCGTCTTCCAGCGGTCCGGCCAGGCCCCCTGGGTGATCCAGGACCGGGTGAAGGACCTGGTCCAGGCCTTCCGCAAGGGGGACCGGGCCCAGGTGGCCTACCGGACTTCGATCCTCAGCCACTACGTGGCCGACCTCCACGTGCCGCTGCACACCGTGGCCAATTATGACGGCCAGATGTCCGGTCAAAGGGGCCTCCACAGCCGCTGGGAAACCGGCCTGGTGGATCGCATGACCGGTGAACCGGAGGTGCGCCCCGCCGCCCTGGAGCCGAACCTCCTCCAGGCCCCCTGGCGGTGGCTGGAGGAAACCAACGCCCTGGTGCC is a genomic window containing:
- a CDS encoding complex I subunit 1/NuoH family protein; translated protein: MNATPELTLLQTCLMAVIQAVCVVLFIFIIVPLTIYAERKVLGHAQDRLGATRIAGHRVGLTGWLNRGMWRMGKVPFLSYWRGLPMLVGDIAKLFLKEDIVPTKADRAIFLVAPALSLIASVVVFAAVSFYPGALFTFPKFVPILGGVPFNGFITDMNVGLLFILGIASVGVYGIVLGAWASNSKYPLLGGLRSGAQIVSYEVPLTLSLLVPVVLTGTLNFNEMTRKLALETSPLAAPLMAVGFLVYFTCGFAETNRMPFDMPEAENELVAGFHTEYSGMRFGFFYLAEYINMVVVSALASAFFLGGPYLAPFGLHRFIQNLPLVGGPNALWYVGKMILLLFVFIWVRGTIPRYRYDQVMAVAWKYLIPFTLVLVVLAAAVRYAA
- a CDS encoding NADH-quinone oxidoreductase subunit D; the protein is MFKNEEMEINMGPQHPSTHGVLRLKLKLDGEIVTKCTPCIGYLHRGVEKICENKSFFQGQVWTDRMDYTSAIANNLGWAESIEKLFGITVPRRATYIRTMLNEFNRLASHLIWLATHGLDIGAMTVFIYTFREREAILDIFDAFCGSRLTTTAFRIGGLREDLPPGFEKLVRNFLAKFPDCINEYETLLTENRIWKKRTVGIGLLKAEDAIAMGVTGPVLRAAGVSYDIRKAFPYAAYSEMDFEVPTRTEADTYARYLVRLEEMRQSTRIIQQCIDGLPEGPVMAKLPKVLRSEVNEVYHPTEAPKGELGYYLVGEKGSLNPYRFHVRAPGFINLQALPMMIEGGLVADVIATIGTLDVVLGEIDR
- a CDS encoding NADH-quinone oxidoreductase subunit C, encoding MAIIKVWIDEGCIVCNACEAECADVFHVTDDTCVINAAVRTDGQTTENRAEKAPLKADLQKSLEAGIVAAAAGCPVTVIKFEQVAEAATEAPVSEAPAPAPPAPEAPAAKAPEPVKAPEPVKVPEPVKIPEPVVVKAPEAPAVPEAPAAYVYDLKAAPNRQVVMPKTVPLPSLKTYQEEQAALAAADEAKWKKTLADYETAKAKAEAEGKDAPKAPVRPVPKPDANDMKFPAPTAPADPDLLKIMEVLGDKVEEAFQQGGEMTVQLHRDALREALELCREDPALRYEMLADETATHYPAAQGWAFAVVYHLTSIRRHKRLRLRILVPEGYEPASAVPVYPTANWLEREIWDMLGIRFQGHPDMTRILCPEDWEGHALRKEYPTPGLGQRDIDFREDRSGVLMRLAMEKAGNLGINLHPPKAE
- a CDS encoding NADH-quinone oxidoreductase subunit B, whose product is MNQPSALENILITTKVEKVINWSRATSVWPMTFGLACCAIEMMAAGAARFDFDRFGCGIFRASPRQADLMIVAGTVTYKMAPIIKQLYDQMPEPKWVIAMGSCATAGGPFDSYHTIQGVDKVVPVDVYIPGCPPRPEGLLYGFMKLQDKIMASSMADRYKEIFEAVG
- a CDS encoding NADH-quinone oxidoreductase subunit A → MRSYVPVLLLILVAIALPVVIWGISRVVRPHIPTAAKYSTYECGIKTVAEAREKFSVRYYLVAVMFLVFDVETVFLMPWAIQMKELAVFGLVEMGIFLFLLLFGYGYIWSKGALTWE
- a CDS encoding GspE/PulE family protein, encoding MTAVLATEELTKTEYRPASLYPTLDLTREPVDFALFQAIPLDLMLKHRFVPVHERDGALWLAMADPLDVVAQDLLRMHLKRPLRFAAAPFAQIQVVLKKSESGQKVLEEAGEALRVQVLREEDIDEDVLDLENLTDKEEAPIIRLVDTTIFNALQRRASDIHLETTSSGFQIKYRIDGSLYAAADPIDRRFASPIISRIKVMSELDIAEKRKPQDGRFKLKVRGRAIDFRVSIMPTIHGEDSVIRILDKENLSEEFKSLSLDILGFSPAELTRLRRFAREPYGMFLVTGPTGSGKTTTLYAVLSEIRSPEDKLITIEDPVEYQLEGVTQIPVNEKKGLTFAVGLRSILRHDPDKILVGEIRDSETAQIAIQSALTGHLVFTTVHANHTLDVLSRFQHMGVEVYNFVSALNCILAQRLVRTLCTKCKRPMDAPGPQELKENGLTEAWARTATFYDKVGCIECSGTGFRGRQAIIEFMGLNDELRELITRRASIREIKTAARNYGMQSLRESAVEKVRQGVTTLAEINKVTFRESE
- a CDS encoding phospholipase C/P1 nuclease family protein; amino-acid sequence: MTRFASLLAAAALTALPALAWGNQGHRLAASFALKDLPPDVALWFRSLEATLPDHASDPDIWKGQDPTERPHHYLNCEPYGGPAAVPLDENDARNALGPDLFRQSGQVTWTILARVHDLTEAFSAGDPYQVAYRSSILCHYVADLQVPLHTTTNHDGKETGQRGVHHRWEEGLVKRLVDRDGWEPEIRPASLGADPAGAPWAWLRESYALVAGVLRDDLSASSSAPQVDAADAPYWTAFMQLQGPHVKEQLTLAAQRTARMILFAWDQAGRPQPPAARTSAHPSR
- a CDS encoding S1/P1 nuclease, whose product is MRLPLFLLLAILGTPSPLAAWGRRGHRTVAGLALRDLPPGPAAWFKGQEAFVEDHSSDPDHWKDDPLEGPRHFMELDRYPGGVPTLQSEAREQVGPAVFQRSGQAPWVIQDRVKDLVQAFRKGDRAQVAYRTSILSHYVADLHVPLHTVANYDGQMSGQRGLHSRWETGLVDRMTGEPEVRPAALEPNLLQAPWRWLEETNALVPALLADDRASDATGFHGRDKPDLYWMLFGKRQGPVVKEQLARAGQHTAQLILLAWTQAGRP